Proteins from one Thermococcus sp. M36 genomic window:
- the twy1 gene encoding 4-demethylwyosine synthase TYW1 encodes MALTFKSNPNMPEEIARLFKKQHYALVGRHSSVKLCHWLKESIKKDRFCYKQKFYGIHSHRCLQMTPVTAWCSHNCIFCWRPMEGFLGTELPGPWDDPAFIVEESIKAQRKLLVGYKGMPGINMKKFEEAWNPKHAAISLSGEPMLYPYMGDLVEEFHKRGFTTFIVTNGTVPERLEEMIREDKLPTQLYVSLTAPDTETYSRVNVPMVPGGWDKIKETLRLMGDADTRTVIRLTLVKGENMHNPEGYAKLIKLANPMFVEAKAYMFVGFSRNRLTINNMPRHEEIRAFAEELVRHLPGYHIEDEYEPSRVVLIMRDDVDSHGSGKNGRFLKH; translated from the coding sequence ATGGCGTTAACTTTCAAGTCCAACCCCAACATGCCCGAGGAGATTGCGAGACTGTTTAAAAAGCAGCATTACGCCCTGGTGGGCAGGCACAGCTCGGTCAAGCTATGCCACTGGCTAAAGGAGAGTATAAAGAAGGACAGGTTCTGCTACAAGCAGAAGTTCTATGGCATCCACTCGCACCGGTGCCTGCAGATGACACCTGTAACGGCGTGGTGCAGCCACAACTGCATATTCTGCTGGCGCCCGATGGAGGGCTTCCTTGGCACGGAACTACCGGGGCCATGGGACGATCCAGCCTTCATCGTCGAGGAGAGCATAAAGGCCCAGAGGAAGCTCCTCGTCGGCTACAAGGGCATGCCGGGCATAAACATGAAGAAGTTCGAGGAGGCGTGGAACCCTAAGCATGCAGCGATAAGCCTCTCCGGCGAGCCGATGCTCTACCCCTACATGGGCGACCTGGTGGAGGAGTTCCACAAGCGCGGATTTACCACTTTCATAGTCACGAACGGAACCGTCCCGGAAAGGCTTGAGGAGATGATCAGGGAGGACAAGCTCCCGACCCAGCTCTACGTTTCGCTCACGGCCCCTGACACCGAGACATACAGCAGGGTAAACGTCCCCATGGTGCCCGGGGGGTGGGACAAGATCAAGGAGACGCTAAGGCTCATGGGCGATGCCGACACCAGAACCGTCATAAGGCTAACCCTCGTCAAGGGCGAGAACATGCACAATCCGGAGGGCTACGCGAAGCTGATAAAGCTGGCCAACCCGATGTTCGTTGAGGCAAAGGCGTACATGTTCGTCGGCTTTTCGAGGAACAGGCTGACCATCAACAACATGCCCCGCCACGAGGAGATACGGGCCTTCGCTGAGGAGCTCGTCAGACATCTCCCGGGATACCACATAGAGGACGAGTACGAGCCGAGCAGGGTCGTACTCATAATGCGCGACGACGTTGACAGCCACGGGAGCGGGAAAAACGGCCGCTTCCTGAAGCACTGA
- a CDS encoding HemK2/MTQ2 family protein methyltransferase produces MLEYMGLKLKLHPQVYEPAEDTFLLAENLAVREGDRALDVGTGTGLIALLMAGKAEFVLGVDVNPIAVELARENARLNGIKNVEFRLSDLFENVSGKFDVITFNAPYLPGEPKEPIDLALVGGESGREVLDRFIDEVGNYLKPGGILQIVQSSITGIEKTLERLEKAGLAAKVVAKKHVFFEDIVLINAVKPGGGA; encoded by the coding sequence ATGTTAGAGTACATGGGACTCAAACTCAAGCTCCACCCACAGGTCTACGAGCCGGCTGAGGATACCTTTCTCTTAGCGGAGAACCTCGCGGTCAGGGAAGGCGACAGGGCACTCGACGTCGGCACGGGCACAGGGCTGATAGCCCTTCTGATGGCAGGAAAGGCGGAGTTCGTTCTTGGGGTTGACGTAAACCCGATTGCCGTTGAACTTGCTAGAGAAAACGCCAGGCTGAACGGCATAAAAAACGTCGAGTTCAGGCTGAGCGACCTCTTTGAGAACGTTTCCGGAAAGTTCGACGTGATAACGTTCAACGCCCCCTACCTTCCAGGCGAGCCGAAGGAACCGATAGACCTTGCTTTGGTAGGCGGGGAGAGCGGGAGAGAGGTTCTGGACAGGTTCATTGATGAGGTGGGAAACTACCTCAAACCCGGCGGAATCCTTCAGATAGTCCAGAGCTCGATAACTGGAATCGAAAAGACGCTTGAAAGGCTGGAAAAAGCGGGACTGGCCGCGAAGGTCGTCGCTAAGAAGCACGTCTTCTTCGAGGACATAGTGCTGATAAACGCGGTCAAGCCAGGTGGTGGCGCTTGA
- a CDS encoding S8 family peptidase: MRSKGFVGALIGTLVLLSLFAVPTSAESTELVRVVVHIDRTAFRPNAVMELGGHVVYQFKLIDAAVIEVPMHAVGKLKKLPGVKMVEFDHQAVLLGKPPGVGKPKPSQPTQTVPWGIERVKAPEAWSVTDGSTNGVIQVAVLDTGVDYDHPDLAGNIAWCVSTLRGRVSTKLKDCKDQNGHGTHVIGTIAALNNDIGVVGVAPGVEIYSIRVLDASGRGSYSDIAIGIEQAILGPDGVADSDGDGIIAGDPDDDAAEVISMSLGGSADDQYLHDMITQAYNAGIVIVAASGNEGADSPSYPAAYPEVIAVGATDSNDQVPSWSNRQPEVSAPGVDILSTYPDDSYDTLSGTSMATPHVSGVVALIQAAHYNKYGTVLPVGTFDDMTENTVRGILHVTADDRGSSGWDADYGYGIVRADLAVQAAIG; encoded by the coding sequence ATGCGCAGTAAAGGATTTGTTGGAGCACTAATAGGAACGCTTGTACTTTTGTCTCTCTTTGCGGTTCCAACGAGTGCAGAAAGCACAGAGTTAGTGAGGGTTGTGGTTCACATAGACAGGACTGCCTTTAGACCCAACGCCGTGATGGAGCTCGGTGGCCACGTAGTTTACCAGTTCAAGCTAATTGATGCCGCTGTTATAGAAGTTCCAATGCACGCGGTTGGAAAGCTCAAGAAGCTTCCAGGGGTTAAGATGGTTGAGTTCGACCATCAAGCAGTCCTCCTTGGAAAGCCTCCGGGAGTGGGGAAGCCCAAACCCTCACAGCCCACCCAGACCGTTCCATGGGGGATTGAGCGCGTTAAGGCTCCGGAAGCTTGGAGCGTAACCGACGGTTCGACCAACGGAGTAATTCAAGTTGCAGTCCTCGACACAGGAGTTGACTACGACCACCCGGATCTGGCGGGTAACATAGCATGGTGCGTGAGCACGCTTAGGGGAAGGGTCTCAACCAAGCTCAAGGACTGCAAGGACCAGAACGGGCACGGGACACACGTTATTGGAACTATTGCGGCCCTCAACAATGATATCGGTGTTGTTGGAGTAGCCCCTGGAGTTGAGATATACTCAATTAGGGTTCTTGATGCCAGTGGAAGGGGCTCTTACAGCGACATAGCCATAGGAATCGAGCAGGCCATCCTCGGGCCCGACGGGGTTGCTGACAGCGACGGCGATGGAATAATAGCCGGTGACCCCGACGACGATGCTGCAGAGGTCATAAGCATGTCTCTGGGTGGCTCAGCTGACGACCAGTATCTCCATGACATGATAACCCAGGCTTACAACGCGGGTATAGTCATAGTCGCGGCCAGCGGAAACGAAGGTGCCGATAGTCCGAGCTATCCGGCAGCTTATCCGGAGGTCATAGCGGTTGGAGCCACTGATAGCAACGATCAAGTCCCCTCCTGGAGCAACAGACAGCCCGAGGTAAGTGCTCCGGGCGTTGACATTCTTAGCACTTATCCGGACGACAGCTACGACACTCTCAGCGGAACCTCGATGGCCACTCCTCACGTAAGCGGTGTTGTGGCTCTAATCCAGGCGGCTCACTACAACAAGTACGGCACGGTTCTCCCGGTGGGGACCTTCGACGACATGACTGAGAACACGGTTAGGGGAATACTCCACGTAACTGCCGACGACCGCGGTTCCTCTGGCTGGGACGCGGATTACGGCTACGGCATCGTCAGGGCCGACTTGGCAGTCCAGGCCGCGATTGGCTGA
- a CDS encoding 30S ribosomal protein S27ae — translation MAKGKKTSQKWKMYEVQGGKVKRKGKFCPRCGPGVFMAEHKDRWSCGRCGYTEWKRK, via the coding sequence ATGGCGAAGGGCAAGAAGACCAGCCAGAAGTGGAAGATGTACGAGGTACAGGGCGGAAAGGTCAAGAGGAAGGGCAAGTTCTGCCCGCGCTGCGGCCCGGGCGTCTTCATGGCCGAGCACAAGGACCGCTGGAGCTGCGGAAGGTGCGGCTACACCGAGTGGAAGAGGAAGTGA
- a CDS encoding 30S ribosomal protein S24e, producing MEIKVTEIRENKLLGRKEIYFDVIHEGEPTPSRADVKGKLVAMLDLDPETVVIQYIRSYFGSRVSKGYAKAYESKERMLYIEPEYILIRDGLIQKEEE from the coding sequence ATGGAGATTAAGGTTACCGAGATAAGGGAGAACAAGCTCCTCGGGAGAAAGGAGATATACTTCGATGTCATCCACGAGGGAGAGCCGACCCCGAGCAGGGCCGACGTCAAGGGCAAGCTCGTCGCGATGCTCGACCTCGACCCCGAGACCGTCGTTATCCAGTACATAAGGAGCTACTTCGGTAGCAGGGTCAGCAAGGGCTACGCGAAGGCCTACGAGAGCAAGGAGAGGATGCTCTACATCGAGCCCGAGTACATCCTCATCAGGGACGGCCTCATCCAGAAAGAGGAGGAGTGA
- a CDS encoding GTP-dependent dephospho-CoA kinase, protein MAYFKLTPELRKELKEPLGDLVRGEIPEPYLRIRGELEGARHVVTVGDVVTENVLRLGIKPSLAIYDHKTKREEYNPDIETGAVVMTVQNPAGTITKALLNAIRKGFGLAERGRRVYIKVCGEEDLAAIPAVLYAPYGSLVLYGQPDEGVVLIRVTPECKLKCGKLMSKMEVVRDGD, encoded by the coding sequence ATGGCCTACTTCAAACTAACACCCGAACTCCGAAAGGAGCTGAAAGAGCCCCTAGGGGATCTCGTCCGCGGGGAGATCCCCGAACCGTACCTCAGGATTAGGGGTGAGCTTGAAGGGGCCAGACATGTCGTTACCGTCGGCGATGTGGTTACTGAAAACGTCCTCAGGCTCGGGATAAAGCCCAGCCTGGCGATCTACGACCACAAGACCAAGAGAGAAGAGTATAACCCCGACATCGAGACCGGCGCTGTGGTGATGACCGTCCAGAACCCAGCGGGGACGATAACGAAAGCTTTATTAAACGCAATCAGAAAGGGCTTTGGACTGGCCGAAAGGGGCCGGAGGGTTTACATAAAGGTGTGCGGTGAGGAGGATTTGGCGGCCATTCCGGCCGTGCTCTACGCCCCTTACGGGAGCCTCGTGCTCTACGGCCAGCCTGACGAGGGAGTAGTGCTTATAAGGGTAACACCCGAATGCAAGCTCAAGTGCGGAAAGCTCATGTCGAAGATGGAGGTGGTTCGCGATGGAGATTAA
- the spt4 gene encoding transcription elongation factor subunit Spt4 — MVKERACRHCHYITTEDRCPVCGSRDLSEEWFDLVIITEPEKSRIAQKLEVKVPGKYAIRVR; from the coding sequence ATGGTCAAGGAGAGGGCATGCAGGCACTGCCACTACATAACCACGGAAGACCGCTGCCCCGTCTGCGGGAGCAGGGATCTGAGCGAGGAGTGGTTCGACCTCGTGATAATCACCGAGCCCGAGAAGAGCAGGATAGCCCAGAAGCTCGAGGTCAAAGTCCCCGGAAAGTACGCCATAAGGGTCAGATGA
- a CDS encoding DNA-directed RNA polymerase: MYKLLKIKDVVRIPPRMFTMDPKEAAKLVLRETYEGIYDRDEGVILAVMDVEEIGQGVIVPGDGATYHEVVFNVLVWKPEMHEVVEGEVIDVAPYGAFIRIGPMDGLVHISQLMDDYVVFDEKNKQFIGKETNRVLKLGDYTRARIIAVSIKSRVIRENKIGLTMRQPGLGKKDWIEKEKRREAEA, encoded by the coding sequence ATGTACAAGCTCCTCAAGATTAAGGACGTCGTGAGGATCCCACCCAGGATGTTCACAATGGATCCAAAGGAAGCCGCCAAACTCGTCCTCCGCGAGACCTACGAGGGTATCTATGACAGGGACGAGGGCGTTATTCTGGCAGTCATGGACGTCGAGGAGATAGGCCAGGGGGTTATAGTCCCTGGCGATGGCGCCACCTATCACGAGGTTGTTTTCAACGTCCTCGTCTGGAAGCCCGAAATGCACGAGGTTGTTGAGGGCGAGGTTATAGATGTCGCGCCCTACGGCGCCTTCATCAGGATAGGCCCGATGGACGGCCTCGTCCACATCAGCCAGCTCATGGACGACTACGTCGTCTTCGACGAGAAGAACAAGCAGTTCATCGGCAAGGAGACCAACAGGGTTCTCAAGCTCGGCGACTACACCAGAGCGAGGATAATAGCCGTCAGCATCAAGAGCAGGGTCATCCGTGAGAACAAGATAGGCCTCACCATGCGCCAGCCGGGCCTCGGAAAGAAGGACTGGATAGAGAAGGAGAAGCGCAGGGAGGCTGAGGCCTGA
- a CDS encoding inorganic diphosphatase, producing the protein MNPFHELEPGPEVPEVVYALIEIPKGSRNKYEIDKKTGLLKLDRVLYSPFFYPVDYGIIPQTWYDDGDPFDIMVIMREPVYPLTIIEARPIGIMKMEDSGDKDWKVLAVPVEDPYFNDWKDIDDVPKAFLDEIAHFFQRYKELQGKVTTVEGWGGAEEAKKEILRAIEMYKEKFGKKE; encoded by the coding sequence ATGAACCCGTTCCACGAGCTTGAGCCCGGGCCGGAGGTTCCAGAGGTCGTTTACGCGCTCATAGAGATCCCGAAGGGGAGCAGGAACAAGTACGAGATCGACAAGAAGACTGGCCTTCTTAAGCTCGACAGAGTTCTTTACAGCCCGTTCTTCTACCCGGTCGACTACGGAATAATCCCGCAGACCTGGTACGACGACGGCGACCCCTTCGACATCATGGTCATCATGCGCGAACCTGTCTACCCGCTCACCATCATTGAGGCGAGGCCGATAGGCATAATGAAGATGGAGGACAGCGGAGACAAGGACTGGAAGGTTCTCGCCGTTCCTGTCGAGGACCCGTACTTCAACGACTGGAAGGACATCGACGACGTTCCGAAGGCCTTCCTCGACGAGATAGCCCACTTCTTCCAGAGGTACAAGGAGCTACAGGGCAAGGTCACCACCGTTGAGGGGTGGGGCGGCGCCGAGGAGGCCAAGAAAGAGATCCTCAGGGCCATCGAGATGTACAAAGAGAAGTTCGGCAAGAAGGAGTGA
- a CDS encoding DUF5305 family protein, with amino-acid sequence MKEISVDKDKVIRITLAVFIGLAVLFGVYSGMAYTTDPTTTKVTYRTLYAEKGELSHVGFFSNETVYKNGTSLEYYPAGVTRLIKGNYDYSSTLEAESNYRATLRTDYYVVSNKNKIYIKNTTRIIRSGNFVGSFSVPITFNITELDENLKRIQEGTGLFRANVDTYLLVEVQVPGREPFIQKITLIKDISGMLKLSETTKEYKKVERYTNTTVNTIDFIGKNVSVSTARTLFPIMALLFVIPPLGFAYTHREKKPKDELKGLRKFIVEGVPSEIGAIDPVELGSVEDLEKVFDLVDKPIVHYVKDNQDVYAVVDGEVIYEYRKPLPQEGDEAN; translated from the coding sequence ATGAAGGAGATTTCTGTTGATAAGGATAAGGTTATCAGGATTACACTGGCAGTCTTCATTGGGCTCGCCGTCCTGTTTGGAGTATACTCTGGGATGGCCTACACGACCGACCCGACAACAACGAAGGTTACTTACAGGACGCTCTACGCAGAGAAAGGGGAGCTCAGCCATGTAGGTTTCTTTTCAAATGAAACAGTCTACAAAAACGGAACCAGCCTTGAGTACTATCCCGCGGGAGTAACCAGACTAATAAAGGGAAACTACGACTACTCAAGCACCCTGGAGGCAGAGAGCAATTACAGGGCAACCCTCAGAACGGACTATTATGTCGTTTCCAATAAGAACAAGATCTACATCAAGAACACCACAAGGATCATCAGAAGCGGGAACTTCGTGGGCTCGTTCTCCGTGCCGATCACGTTTAACATCACAGAACTGGACGAAAATCTGAAGAGGATACAGGAGGGGACCGGGCTGTTCCGCGCCAACGTAGACACATACCTTCTGGTGGAGGTTCAGGTACCCGGGAGGGAGCCATTCATCCAGAAGATAACACTTATCAAGGACATTTCGGGGATGCTGAAGCTGAGCGAGACAACGAAGGAGTACAAAAAGGTCGAGAGGTACACGAACACAACGGTGAACACCATAGACTTTATCGGCAAAAACGTCAGCGTGTCCACAGCCAGAACACTGTTCCCGATCATGGCGCTGCTCTTCGTAATACCCCCTCTGGGATTCGCATACACCCACAGGGAGAAGAAGCCTAAAGACGAGTTGAAGGGACTGAGGAAGTTCATTGTGGAGGGTGTTCCGAGCGAGATTGGAGCCATAGACCCAGTAGAACTTGGCTCAGTGGAAGACCTCGAGAAGGTCTTCGACCTCGTGGACAAGCCGATAGTCCATTACGTTAAGGACAACCAGGACGTCTACGCGGTTGTCGACGGCGAGGTAATCTACGAGTACCGGAAGCCATTGCCCCAGGAAGGGGATGAGGCCAACTGA
- a CDS encoding signal peptidase I: MKELIGNIIIFIAIMFLITSVMGFVLDRPVLISYAYSESMTPTINKGDLFFINPFSKGGDVGDIIVFHRRDGWTVHRIFAVTDQGYITKGDNNVATDQQDDAYPSVKREDVVGKVVTIGDHPLVIRGGGRFIESIRARLTSIYAIAVILLLGAFLTFSSGGNNRKHGRKKRFIRIHTRTIYAAVSVVIVAGFLFVTVASWGTLAFTYSSTLAGGQREGWYLPGSTFEKNLSLENKAIYPFHYFIEAQSDRITFLNEKQFEMSGRSTHEILMKVSVPEDTRIYREEITVRSYPAILPGSLVTLLYNLNPYLPLIPYTLELTAILLAFYYLADIAKGEAIRIRIRRRSLLSKIAGDGWT; encoded by the coding sequence ATGAAAGAGCTGATAGGAAACATAATAATCTTCATTGCCATCATGTTCCTGATCACCTCAGTAATGGGATTCGTCCTTGACAGACCCGTTCTGATTTCCTACGCTTATTCTGAAAGTATGACCCCCACGATAAACAAGGGGGACTTGTTCTTCATAAATCCTTTCTCAAAGGGAGGGGACGTCGGCGACATAATAGTCTTCCACAGGCGGGACGGCTGGACCGTGCACAGGATATTCGCGGTTACGGACCAGGGGTACATAACAAAGGGAGACAACAATGTCGCCACGGACCAGCAGGACGATGCATATCCTTCGGTCAAAAGAGAGGACGTGGTTGGGAAGGTTGTAACCATAGGAGACCATCCCCTAGTTATCCGGGGGGGCGGGAGGTTCATAGAGTCCATCAGGGCCAGATTAACCAGCATATACGCGATTGCTGTAATACTGCTCCTCGGGGCGTTCCTCACATTTTCAAGCGGGGGAAATAACAGGAAACACGGTAGGAAAAAGCGGTTTATCAGGATACACACACGTACGATTTACGCCGCCGTTTCCGTGGTCATAGTTGCAGGATTCCTCTTTGTAACGGTCGCGTCATGGGGAACCCTTGCCTTCACGTACTCCTCAACCCTCGCAGGGGGTCAGAGGGAGGGCTGGTACCTCCCGGGAAGCACGTTTGAGAAAAACCTGAGCCTTGAGAACAAAGCGATCTACCCGTTCCACTACTTCATCGAGGCACAAAGCGACAGGATAACCTTTCTGAACGAAAAGCAGTTCGAGATGAGCGGAAGGAGCACACATGAGATTCTAATGAAAGTTTCCGTTCCCGAGGACACCAGGATATACCGGGAGGAGATAACGGTGCGTTCGTATCCAGCTATACTCCCGGGGAGTCTAGTAACATTGCTGTACAACCTGAACCCATACCTTCCGCTGATTCCATACACACTGGAGCTGACCGCAATACTGCTCGCGTTCTACTACTTGGCAGACATAGCAAAGGGAGAGGCAATTAGAATCAGGATCCGGAGGAGAAGCCTCCTAAGCAAAATAGCAGGAGATGGTTGGACATGA
- a CDS encoding DUF1102 domain-containing protein: MNKLFGLAILMIGMLLAVGAGANFRYYEADRSASFHVAADDNELIDLTALQPYATYDAGKLYIDISEYNLNRPDDGGLGMSPNTTYVFEEMFEVSNDLWENNQTNYPICVTIKTQHDDVLIFAGPYDSPIAGPSNNLQFTVDHGNPVPIGMIFDNTNSSLGTYQFQMSVEAVAGSCNT; encoded by the coding sequence ATGAACAAACTATTCGGACTTGCCATACTCATGATAGGGATGCTTCTGGCGGTCGGAGCGGGAGCCAACTTCCGCTACTACGAAGCCGACAGGAGCGCTTCGTTCCATGTCGCGGCCGACGACAACGAGCTCATTGACCTGACGGCCCTCCAGCCCTACGCCACCTACGACGCGGGGAAGCTGTACATTGACATAAGCGAGTACAACCTCAACAGACCAGACGACGGCGGACTCGGCATGAGCCCGAACACCACGTACGTGTTCGAGGAGATGTTTGAGGTCAGCAACGACCTCTGGGAGAACAACCAGACCAACTACCCGATCTGTGTTACCATAAAGACCCAGCACGACGACGTCCTCATCTTCGCAGGACCCTACGACAGCCCCATAGCGGGCCCCTCAAACAACCTGCAGTTCACGGTTGACCACGGCAACCCCGTGCCTATCGGCATGATCTTCGACAACACCAACAGCAGCCTTGGAACCTACCAGTTCCAGATGAGCGTTGAGGCAGTCGCAGGTTCATGCAATACATGA
- a CDS encoding DUF1102 domain-containing protein, with protein MRKNIALGIFGLLVAFGLVLGAGANFRDYNADRSVHWDIVTDDNELIDLTPIQPYAYINEGGVLVVDISPDNPNYPGYGMGLSPNSEYNFDEMFEVSNDLWEDNMTIVVRITSDNTGIQFYGADYDVHDSSTGAVVYASDMAKNDVCFVVGPGDTVKVGMDFTVGNDAPSTTQTATMHIEAYRLGTEPGDLVGKCGQ; from the coding sequence TTGAGAAAGAATATTGCCCTTGGGATTTTTGGCCTGTTGGTGGCATTCGGCCTCGTTCTGGGAGCCGGAGCCAACTTCAGGGATTACAACGCCGACAGGAGTGTCCACTGGGACATCGTGACTGACGACAATGAGCTTATTGATCTGACCCCGATACAGCCCTATGCGTACATAAACGAGGGCGGCGTCCTGGTGGTCGACATAAGCCCGGACAACCCGAACTACCCAGGCTACGGAATGGGCCTCAGCCCGAACTCGGAGTACAACTTCGACGAGATGTTCGAGGTCAGCAACGACCTCTGGGAAGACAACATGACCATAGTCGTGAGGATCACCAGCGACAACACCGGTATACAGTTCTACGGTGCGGACTACGACGTCCATGACAGCTCCACTGGAGCAGTTGTTTACGCCAGCGACATGGCCAAGAACGACGTCTGCTTTGTGGTCGGACCCGGCGACACGGTTAAAGTCGGTATGGACTTCACCGTCGGAAACGACGCGCCCAGCACAACCCAGACCGCGACCATGCACATCGAAGCCTACAGGCTCGGCACCGAGCCGGGAGACCTGGTAGGTAAGTGCGGACAGTGA
- a CDS encoding ATPase domain-containing protein, translated as MVCGGNEMYVGDLLRSLDRVPTGIPGLDELIGGGFIPGRVYLVIGPPGSGKTTFGVQFLVEGAKRGEKGLFISLTDSPEKVTQDMLRYNFGILSHIQSRRIVFHDMGEAIFGAGRRATWSEVLEDILRIIEAEDVGRVVIDSFTSLEYSVIDPDHRRISVGRFIRKLYGTGVTCLILSEMLASDTYTDEYYLADGVIVLHHFMRNYRMVRALQVLKMHGVAHDSNLKKMRFTEDGIRVYPESPF; from the coding sequence ATGGTGTGTGGTGGGAACGAGATGTACGTCGGTGATCTTCTCAGGAGCCTCGACAGGGTTCCGACTGGCATCCCCGGTCTCGATGAGCTGATAGGAGGGGGCTTTATCCCCGGGAGGGTTTACCTGGTCATAGGTCCCCCCGGGAGCGGGAAGACGACTTTTGGGGTTCAGTTCCTCGTTGAGGGGGCCAAAAGGGGGGAGAAGGGTCTGTTCATTTCCCTCACCGACAGCCCAGAAAAAGTGACCCAGGACATGCTCCGCTACAACTTCGGCATCCTGTCCCACATCCAATCACGCAGGATAGTGTTTCACGATATGGGCGAGGCTATTTTTGGGGCGGGCAGGAGGGCCACATGGAGTGAGGTTCTTGAGGACATCCTGAGGATAATAGAGGCGGAGGATGTGGGGAGGGTTGTGATTGACTCCTTTACGTCCCTTGAGTACTCCGTTATAGACCCGGATCACAGGAGGATAAGCGTTGGGAGGTTCATAAGGAAGCTGTACGGTACGGGGGTTACGTGCCTGATCCTCAGTGAGATGCTGGCCTCGGACACCTACACCGACGAGTACTATCTGGCCGACGGTGTTATAGTCCTCCACCACTTCATGCGCAACTACCGGATGGTCAGGGCGCTCCAGGTTCTGAAGATGCACGGCGTGGCCCACGACAGCAACCTGAAAAAGATGCGCTTCACGGAAGACGGCATCAGGGTTTACCCGGAGTCCCCATTCTGA